In the genome of Angustibacter sp. Root456, one region contains:
- a CDS encoding class F sortase has translation MSSSRAAGRRRRSVLSVVAVLGVLLIGYCVVRLVDGRGRHFEAIGTVPRADAPAPPPTSLRARQPQPATTTSPAPSVLVDESFTPARIVMSRPAVDARIQPVDVLPDGNLVIPEDVRTVGWWRSGAAPGSPVGTVVLAGHVDSASAGPGALFHLDDAPVGSRITLSGDRIDTSGTASSQVYEVVGRRRYAKAALPAASLFAQGRTPRLVVITCGGDFDPVTRHYTDNVVVFAEPVR, from the coding sequence GTGAGCTCCTCCCGCGCCGCAGGACGGCGACGGCGCTCGGTGCTGAGCGTCGTCGCCGTCCTCGGCGTGCTGCTCATCGGCTACTGCGTCGTCCGGCTCGTCGACGGCCGAGGCCGGCACTTCGAGGCCATCGGCACCGTGCCGCGGGCCGATGCGCCCGCCCCGCCGCCGACCTCCCTCCGGGCGAGGCAGCCGCAGCCCGCGACGACGACGTCGCCCGCCCCGTCGGTGCTGGTGGATGAGTCGTTCACGCCCGCGCGGATCGTGATGAGCCGACCCGCCGTCGACGCGCGGATCCAACCCGTCGACGTGCTGCCTGACGGCAACCTGGTGATCCCCGAGGACGTCCGCACGGTGGGCTGGTGGCGCTCAGGCGCGGCTCCGGGCTCACCGGTCGGCACGGTGGTGCTGGCCGGCCACGTCGACTCGGCGAGCGCCGGGCCCGGGGCGCTGTTCCACCTCGACGACGCACCGGTGGGTAGTCGCATCACGCTCTCCGGCGACCGGATCGACACCTCAGGCACGGCCTCCAGCCAGGTCTACGAGGTGGTCGGCCGACGCCGCTACGCCAAGGCCGCGCTACCGGCCGCGTCGCTGTTCGCCCAGGGCCGCACGCCCCGGCTCGTGGTGATCACCTGCGGTGGTGACTTCGACCCCGTGACGCGTCACTACACCGACAACGTCGTCGTGTTCGCCGAGCCGGTGCGCTGA
- a CDS encoding GNAT family N-acetyltransferase, producing MLDEPTLDAASSAAPDGLVQHLRHWLGAWPPLSAVDVVAAPQRTQPAWDGRIHPVLGVADATGATVLSVPPDVADAVREAATGGVEPLLAQLPALLGDASRQAFRAVFRWTTRPADAPATGRWVAADAPGVPEWLHPFGGQVLVATADDGSHLAGVGIKRHDAFGHELAVVTAPQARGRGLGRGLVTQAARHVLRSGTVPTYLHATDNVASAHLADSAGFPDRGWTVIGLGD from the coding sequence GTGCTCGACGAGCCCACGCTCGACGCCGCGAGCTCCGCGGCCCCCGACGGACTGGTGCAGCACCTGCGGCACTGGCTGGGCGCGTGGCCTCCCCTCAGCGCGGTGGACGTCGTCGCCGCACCCCAGCGCACGCAGCCGGCGTGGGACGGGCGCATCCACCCCGTGCTGGGTGTCGCCGACGCCACCGGGGCCACGGTGCTGTCGGTGCCGCCCGACGTCGCGGACGCCGTGCGCGAGGCGGCCACCGGCGGCGTCGAGCCGCTGCTCGCGCAGCTGCCCGCCCTGCTCGGTGACGCGTCGCGCCAGGCGTTCCGGGCCGTCTTCCGCTGGACCACCCGTCCGGCCGACGCTCCGGCCACCGGACGCTGGGTGGCCGCCGACGCGCCCGGCGTTCCCGAGTGGTTGCACCCGTTCGGTGGCCAGGTGCTGGTCGCCACGGCGGACGACGGATCGCACCTCGCCGGCGTCGGCATCAAGCGGCACGACGCGTTCGGCCACGAGCTGGCGGTCGTGACGGCTCCGCAGGCGCGCGGGCGCGGCCTCGGCCGAGGGCTGGTCACCCAAGCCGCCCGGCACGTGCTGCGGTCCGGGACGGTGCCGACGTACCTGCACGCGACCGACAACGTCGCCTCGGCGCACCTGGCCGACTCCGCCGGCTTCCCCGACCGCGGCTGGACCGTGATCGGGCTCGGCGACTGA
- a CDS encoding DUF4397 domain-containing protein, with translation MARTLTMAARVSAAVALAGSGLLLAAPAQAASTATVTVVHGIPATNVDVYVDGAKALSDFTFKTVTKPISLPAGSHAIAVRKAGDPASAKPILTATAKLTAGENATIVANLTAAGKPTLTPFVNPTTAVPSSMGRLIVRHTAAAPAVDVLAGGKAVITSLTNPNEKSLMVPKGTVNASVAAAGTTDPVIGPVALNLAGGSTTIVYAIGSLEGKTLTAVTQTYSSNASGPSAVAAGTGGQATDATTPWTAVAAGIVGLALLAGVGAVGARRRVTVDNRS, from the coding sequence ATGGCACGAACCCTCACGATGGCGGCCCGCGTGAGCGCCGCGGTGGCGCTGGCGGGCAGCGGACTGCTGCTGGCCGCGCCGGCCCAGGCGGCCTCGACGGCCACCGTCACGGTGGTGCACGGCATCCCCGCGACGAACGTCGACGTGTACGTCGACGGCGCGAAGGCGTTGTCGGACTTCACCTTCAAGACCGTGACCAAGCCGATCTCGCTGCCGGCCGGATCGCACGCGATCGCCGTGCGCAAGGCCGGTGACCCCGCCAGCGCCAAGCCCATCCTCACCGCGACGGCGAAGCTGACGGCCGGCGAGAACGCCACCATCGTCGCCAACCTCACCGCCGCCGGAAAGCCGACGCTCACGCCGTTCGTCAACCCCACGACCGCGGTGCCGTCGTCCATGGGCCGCCTGATCGTCCGGCACACCGCCGCTGCGCCCGCCGTCGACGTCCTGGCGGGCGGCAAGGCGGTCATCACCTCGCTCACCAACCCGAACGAGAAGTCGCTCATGGTGCCGAAGGGCACGGTCAACGCGTCGGTGGCGGCGGCCGGCACGACCGACCCGGTCATCGGCCCGGTGGCACTCAACCTCGCCGGCGGCTCGACGACCATCGTGTACGCCATCGGCAGCCTCGAGGGCAAGACCCTCACCGCTGTGACGCAGACCTACTCCAGCAACGCTTCCGGTCCCTCGGCGGTCGCGGCGGGCACTGGCGGTCAGGCGACGGACGCCACCACGCCGTGGACGGCCGTCGCTGCCGGCATCGTCGGGCTCGCGCTGCTCGCCGGTGTCGGTGCGGTGGGCGCACGCCGTCGCGTCACCGTCGACAACCGTTCGTGA
- a CDS encoding LLM class F420-dependent oxidoreductase produces MKLGLHIADFTWDGGPGALRGQLADVAQRAEAAGFDRVSVMDHVWQIGAIGPVEHEMLEAYTALGYLAAVTERVKLLTVVTAVVYRDPGLLAKAVTTLDVLSGGRAMLGIGAAWNEEEARGLGLLFPSTKERFERLEEALQICLQMWSDDDGPYVGEHYRLERTLNSPQSLSRPHPPILIGGAGEKKTLRMVAQYADACNIFDSPELGRKLDVLREHCERLGRDYDAIEKTAQVRFDLGPDGENVDATIEHLTQLAGLGIEVAHGTLARVSQPGVLEMMGERIVPAVAHL; encoded by the coding sequence ATGAAGCTCGGACTGCACATCGCGGACTTCACCTGGGACGGCGGGCCGGGCGCGCTGCGCGGCCAGCTAGCCGATGTCGCCCAGCGGGCTGAGGCCGCTGGCTTCGACCGGGTCAGCGTGATGGACCACGTCTGGCAGATCGGAGCGATCGGGCCGGTCGAGCACGAGATGCTCGAGGCGTACACCGCGTTGGGTTACCTGGCTGCGGTGACCGAGCGAGTCAAGCTGCTCACGGTCGTCACGGCCGTCGTCTACCGCGACCCCGGCCTGCTGGCCAAGGCCGTGACGACCCTCGACGTGCTGTCGGGGGGTCGCGCCATGCTCGGCATCGGCGCGGCCTGGAACGAGGAGGAGGCGCGCGGGCTGGGGCTGCTCTTCCCGTCCACCAAGGAGCGGTTCGAGCGACTCGAGGAGGCGCTGCAGATCTGCCTGCAGATGTGGAGCGACGACGACGGCCCGTACGTCGGCGAGCACTACCGGCTCGAGCGCACCCTCAACTCGCCGCAGTCGCTGAGCCGTCCGCACCCACCGATCCTCATCGGCGGCGCGGGGGAGAAGAAGACGCTGCGCATGGTGGCGCAGTACGCCGACGCCTGCAACATCTTCGACTCACCCGAGCTCGGCCGGAAGCTCGACGTGCTGCGCGAGCACTGCGAGCGGCTCGGCCGCGACTACGACGCGATCGAGAAGACGGCGCAAGTGCGGTTCGACCTCGGCCCGGACGGCGAGAACGTCGACGCCACCATCGAGCACCTCACGCAGCTGGCCGGGCTGGGCATCGAGGTGGCTCACGGCACGCTGGCCCGCGTCAGCCAGCCGGGCGTGCTGGAGATGATGGGGGAGCGGATCGTGCCCGCGGTGGCCCACCTGTAA
- a CDS encoding nucleoside hydrolase — protein sequence MLAQTMALSAALTGCSGAYDADGEPASAGRLVAAPGRLPSARPVVVDTDLGADDVVALGLLLRRPDVDVRAVTVAATGLVGCPDAGDVVTALAAAVGTPPPPVACGRSEPGPRGRSMPAAWRTAAASGSGLPAPSAQVRHFASAPMVTQPAAGVIGRLARQTPDLTIVALGPLTNLADLASSDPAAFSRLGEIHAMGGVLDGVGEGDVGEWNAAADPASFEAVLAAAASGQPRLTVVPLDAVPPGTPRELTGPVVGAVAAAAQLPAWWDAATAAALVAPDAAVLTSGSFTVSASEPGRLQRKGDGRVRLVQHLGAEGLRAVYASAFAAR from the coding sequence GTGCTGGCACAGACGATGGCGCTCAGCGCGGCGCTCACGGGCTGCAGCGGGGCGTACGACGCCGACGGTGAGCCGGCGAGCGCAGGCCGGCTGGTCGCCGCCCCCGGGCGCCTGCCGTCGGCGCGGCCGGTGGTCGTCGACACCGATCTCGGCGCCGACGACGTCGTCGCGCTCGGGTTGCTGCTGCGCCGACCAGACGTCGACGTCCGCGCGGTCACCGTCGCCGCCACCGGCCTGGTGGGCTGCCCGGACGCCGGGGACGTCGTCACCGCGCTCGCCGCAGCGGTCGGCACGCCGCCTCCGCCCGTCGCGTGCGGGCGCAGCGAGCCCGGCCCGCGTGGGCGCTCGATGCCCGCCGCGTGGCGGACCGCCGCGGCGTCCGGTAGCGGGCTGCCTGCTCCCTCGGCGCAGGTGCGTCACTTCGCCTCAGCGCCGATGGTGACGCAGCCTGCCGCGGGGGTGATCGGCCGGCTCGCGCGCCAGACGCCGGATCTCACGATCGTGGCGCTCGGGCCGCTCACGAACCTGGCCGACCTCGCGTCGTCCGATCCTGCGGCCTTCTCCCGGCTGGGCGAGATCCACGCCATGGGTGGTGTGCTCGACGGGGTGGGTGAGGGCGATGTCGGCGAGTGGAACGCCGCCGCCGACCCTGCGTCGTTCGAGGCCGTCCTCGCTGCGGCCGCCAGCGGTCAGCCGAGGCTCACCGTCGTCCCGCTGGACGCCGTGCCGCCAGGCACGCCTCGGGAGCTGACCGGGCCCGTCGTCGGTGCCGTCGCGGCCGCCGCCCAGCTGCCAGCGTGGTGGGACGCCGCCACCGCCGCCGCGCTCGTGGCGCCCGACGCCGCCGTCCTCACCTCGGGGTCGTTCACCGTGAGCGCATCCGAGCCAGGTCGGTTGCAGCGCAAGGGCGACGGCCGGGTACGCCTGGTGCAGCACCTGGGTGCCGAGGGGCTGCGTGCCGTGTACGCGAGCGCCTTCGCGGCGCGGTGA